The following is a genomic window from Doryrhamphus excisus isolate RoL2022-K1 chromosome 3, RoL_Dexc_1.0, whole genome shotgun sequence.
TTGTGAAATCTACAGTATATTGACTTTGCAGTACTGTACTTGTACTTGATCCCTGATCCCTGAATACGGCAATCTttgctcttgtgtgtgtgtaccatttGTGGCGCCCAGCGAGGGAGAGGGAGCAGGAGCTGAGGAAGACGATTCTAAGAGACATGTGCAAAGAAGAAAAGGAGACCTTTTCCAAAGAGAAAAACAAACGTATTAACGGAATTCTGCATAACCTCCTTGTGGATGACAAACAAGGCATCATTTACTGCTTTATACCAAAGGTAGGGACCACACAACACACTAACATGAGCAACATAGCGTCTCTCAATGACGCAGTGTTAGGATTTGATGTGTCCTGAGTGGAAAAATCCGATCTgttaaatagatagatagatagatagacttcctttattgtcattgcacaaaaacacagtagtgaaattgccaacgaaatgtcgttgcctggctcccatataacagacacaaaagaagataagtaataataaataataacaataataataatgtggagaataaatagacaccaaatatgaacaacataatgtaaagtgcagcgtgaacagtaaattgcccaaataatttaaataattaaaataaataataataatgtaagtaagatagaggggcttatttggcattgagcagtctgatggccagggggaagtagctgtctctgaacctggtcgtcctacagcggatgctgcagagccttctccccgatgccaggcgagagaacagtccatgctgggggtgtgtggggtcaaaGCAGATGGGAATGTTATCATGTTACTGCAGTTTATCTTGTTCCTTTCTCCAGGTGGCGTGTGGTAATTGGAAGAGGTTCATGCACGTACTGAAACACGGTGAACCTTACCCTGATCCCAAGGACATACCTGCCAAAGTGGCCCACGATGGAAAGGGTCTGACCAGTCTTGCCAGCTTTCCAGAAGTGGAGAGGAAGGTGAGCATTTAGTTTTACATGTTTAGTTTTACCTCCTAGGAAGGGTTggtgttcatttattcattgatgTTTAAGAACTGCAGTTAAACTAAAATGCTATGCAGTACTTGACGTCAACCGGCATGAGCACTGTTGATTCAGTCGCTACTGTAAGTCTCAGATTCATGAGTGGTTCATCAAGGAAATGTAATCAAATGCATATAACAAGTAAACAATCATGTTACCATGGCGATACAACTAACTTATCTTGCTTGTAGGCCAAGTTGAAGCAGTACACCAAGTTCATGTTTGTCCGCGATCCCTTTGTGCGCCTCATCTCAGCCTTCCGGGACAAGTTCCTAAAGATCAATCCGTACTTTTATCAATTTTACGGCCGAGCCATTCTGCAGCGCTACGGAAACCAGTCCAACCCCCCGTTGAAAGTGACGGAGGCGTTTGAGTTAGGCATCCGCCCTTCCTTCTATAGCTTTGTCCAGTACTTGCTGGACACGAAGAAAAACAAGCGTGGGTTTGACTCCCACTGGAATGAGTTTCACCGCCTGTGTCAACCCTGCTTCATCGAGTaagctgcatttttttccatcttctgAAAAACAAACCCAGTCTAAAACCCAGTTTCTTCCACTCAGGTATGACTTTATCGGCCATCAGGAGACGCTTACAGAGGATGCATTGCAGCTGATAACGACCTTGAACCTGGAGGAACATATCAAATTTCCATCGGCTTACGAAAACATGACGAACCCTTCATCAGTGTCTGACTGGTTTAAGGAAGTACCACTGGAGGACAGGAGGAAGCTCTACGAGATCTACGAGAGGGACTATGAGCTGTTTGGCTACGAAAGGCCTCACAGTTTACTCAACAACACACTCTAGAGGAGGAGCTTTACTTTGGGCCACTTGTTCATTTTGGTGGATGTTCAACATGGAGCACAACACCCCCAAGAAGACTTCATTTGgttcatacttttatttttttaactcctGTGTCGTTTTGGATTGGGTTTGTATGACTgtactgaaaaatgaatgatgtttaATATGAACAAAATGAGATTATATTGCACATTTGATTGTTAAATTAGCATTTTGGCATGCTGCCTTTCTTAAATTTAACTTCTCTTTAggtttggaaattaaaaaaaatgaaaaaaaacataaaagtaacAAGGATGGGTAGTGGTTGGATTTTGCACGAGGAACCCCTCACACTTAAAGAAAGGTTATTGCTCATCCATTCATCGATACTGCAGTTATGCAGTTTTAATTACATGGAATTTGACAAAATCCACTTCATGATGGCGCATTTTCAATTtgatcaaaataaaatgaaaatgtgtgaCTGATCAAACTGCTTTCCTGAATGATTGGTAATTCCAAGGATGTTTTTGTAAGTGCCTCCAGCATCAACTGGGTGAGGTTGAATAAGCCAAACCCGTTCTTCCACTGTGCACTAATTGCTGTCACAAAGCCCAACTATATGTCCAACTCTTGCACACTGAATGCAAAATGAACATCCATATTTCACATAATCCACAAAATAAATCTGAGTTTTTTAATATAATGACAAATGTTTATCTCATACTTGACTATCTATGGGCAGACTAAACGATTCTCCTGAGTCAATATAATGACCACACCTTTTAATTGTTTTCTCCATACGTCAGTGTTTAGGTGAGTTGTTAACTGGAAATGATATCACAATGTTACAGACGCGCTGGCAGGTGACAACGTTGCGAGGTGAGTGCTGcacatattacattaaaaatactagactaaaataaaatagtgttaCGTTGGTTTTACTCATTGTTTTTTCCCCTGGTAGGGTGACACGTTGTCAAAGACCAGCAACAATGATATCTTGCAGAAACATCCGGATGCCCTGCCTTGGTTTAGTGGCTTTCATCAGTGTGATGGCCCTCTATTACCATTGGGACATGCCAACAGGTACAATTGTAATACATTTCTTATCCTGTAGAGCAAAATGGTCTTGACTTGGGATTGACTGCTGGGATTCACGTGACATCACATCCAGTCGTTATTAGCTCCACTTCAAAAAGATGGGGGGCGAATAAGCAGATTTCTAACTCAAAGTCATGTAAAATGAGAGCATAAATCCAGCATATATACATGCACTGTTGTTGCATGTGGAAATCAGTCAaatgtatctatccatccattttctatgccgcttatcctcactagagtcgcgggtatgctggagcctatcccagctgacttccagcAAAAGgcagggtacgccctggactggtggccagccaatcacagggcacatatagacaaacaaccattcacactcacattcatacctatggacaatttggagtcgccaattaacctagcatgtttttggaatgtcggaggaaaccgaagtactcggaaaaaacccactcatgcacagggagaacatgcaaaatccacataAAGATGCCAACCTGGCAATCCaacctgggtctcctcgctgtgtggccttcacgctaaccactcggcccacCGTGCAGGCACTCAGTCAAATATACTATATTTCGGAAAACGCTATTACTAAAATAGTCCAACTTTTTCAGTATTAGCTAACACTGTCACTTGTCAGCAATTACTACTCCTTGTGAAATCTACAGTATATTGACTTTGCAGTACTGTACTTGTACTTGATCCCTGATCCCTGAATACGGCAATCTttgctcttgtgtgtgtgtaccatttGTGGCGCCCAGCGAGGGAGAGGGAGCAGGAGCTGAGGAAGACGATTCTGAGAGACATGTGCAAAGAAGAAAAGGAGACCTTTTTCAACGAGAAAGACAAACATATTAACAGAATTCTGCGTAACCTCCTTGTGGATGACAA
Proteins encoded in this region:
- the LOC131126258 gene encoding carbohydrate sulfotransferase 12-like is translated as MISCRNIRMPCLGLVAFISVMALYYHWDMPTAREREQELRKTILRDMCKEEKETFSKEKNKRINGILHNLLVDDKQGIIYCFIPKVACGNWKRFMHVLKHGEPYPDPKDIPAKVAHDGKGLTSLASFPEVERKAKLKQYTKFMFVRDPFVRLISAFRDKFLKINPYFYQFYGRAILQRYGNQSNPPLKVTEAFELGIRPSFYSFVQYLLDTKKNKRGFDSHWNEFHRLCQPCFIEYDFIGHQETLTEDALQLITTLNLEEHIKFPSAYENMTNPSSVSDWFKEVPLEDRRKLYEIYERDYELFGYERPHSLLNNTL